GAATATAACCAGCTGGAAATCTAGGTGAACCTGTGAAACAGGCTGATCAAGAAACTCCATTTGCAAGTGATCGTCTGCAGTTGAACTTTTCAGGGATGAAGTCTCCTACATTGCAAAGAAACCTTATGTCGTCAGCATCTCAATCGGGTTCTGTAGCAGGCCAACAGTTCATGAGAGATTCTAGCAATAAAACTGCTGAAAAACTAGGTAGTGGCATAAGTATTTTTGAGAAGTCTGATGCAGTCGCAGTGAAGGAGAACAAAACCTTTATGAAATCTGACACCGACCAGAATCCAAAACCATCAGTGCCTGCAATGTTCCCCAGTCAATCCCCCATGTTTGTAAAGAAAACTACCGAAGAAAATTCTAGTAAAGAGACTGCATCTAGTTTGATGGTAGACAGTGCAAAGAATTCACCTTCAACCATTAGTTTGTTTTCTGATTCCAAGGGGAAGCTTGATTCTCCATTCTCTCGTGCATCTTTTCCAGGAGTACAGAGTTTACCAAAAACAGTTGTACAGCCTGATTCTGCACTAGGCAGAAGTCAACCTAGTGAAAAAGTTCTCTCTCCTCTGACATCCTCAGTATCACTTTCAGCTCCTATGTCTTCCTCGTTTTCAACATCTTCAGCTCCCCCGTCTTCATTATCTCTTACATCCTCAACTGATCAAACTTCACCATTTTCTATCAGCAAATCTTGGACCAATTCGAATAGCAATGCAAATGCAAGTCAAGCTAGTTCAACATCTTCGACATTAGCTTTTCCTTCTCCAGTTCTACCTTCAGGTTCTTTTGAGGCTCCCAAGTCACCGACACCCCCATCTTTCACACCACCAACCATATCCTTGAATTCAGAGACTCCCAAGACAGAACTGAAGAGTTCTTCAAAAGCAGATACTGACACTCCTACTCAAGCATCGGCTGTGCCGCATGGTGAGCTAGACACAAAGCCTAAACCTTCAGTGTCATCTAACCAAGTACCAGCCATCCTGCCTGGCCCTTCCAAAGGTCAATTTGATTTGAATATTACACCTTTAGCATCAACCACCCCTAGAGTTGAAAATACAGCAGCATCAGCCACAGCCACTCCTAAAATTGAAACTGCGATGGCACCAGCACCAGCCACAGCCACTCCTAAAATTGAAACTACAATGGCATTGACACCAGCACCAGCACTGGCATCTGCGAGCCAACCAAGTTTCAATAGTGCTGCTAGTCCCGCACCTAATATGGCATTGAAGAACGTGGCAGAACAGCCGGCTTCTCTACCTGCTATGTTCCAAGCACAAACTCCAACGTCTGGGGTTGTTAGCACTGGAAATGGTAATGATAATGAAGATGACATGGACGAGGAAGCTCCAGAGTTGAGTAACGCTGCTCAACTTAGTTTGGGAAGCCTTGGTGGTTTTGGTCTTGGCTCTTCTCCCAATCCCTCCGCTCCTAAACCTAATCCATTTGGTGCTTCATTCGGTAACCCAACAGCAAATGTTGCAAGTTCTCCTTTCTCCATGAGTGTTCCTAGTGGAGAGCTTTTTCGGCCTGCATCATTTAGCTTTCAATCTCCACAACCTACACAAGCATCTCCGCCTGCAAACTCAGGTGCATTCTCTGGTGGATTTGGCAATGGGACAACTGCTCAAGCTCCCGCAAGTGGCTTTGGGCAGGCATCTCAAATCGGACAAGGGCAGCAAGCATTGGGATCAGTTCTTGGCTCTTTTGGGCAGTCAAGACAGATTGGCACTGGTTTACCAGGAACTGGTTTTGGATCCCCAAGTGGTTTCGGCAGTGGATTTGCAGCAGCTTCCGGTTCTTCTGGTGGTTTCTCAAATGCTGTTGGTGGGTTCGCTAGTATGGCTTCAAGTGGTAGCGGGTTTTCTAGCTTGGCTGCAGGTGCTAGTGGATTTGGTAATGCAGCAGCTTCTGGAGGTGGTGGATTTGCTGCGGCAGCTTCTGCTGGTAGGGGATTTGCTCCAGCAGCTTCGCCAAGTGTTGGTTTTGGAGGAGCACCTCCAAGCGGTAAGTTTCCTATACCGGTTTGTTTTTTCATTGTTTTTTCCTATACGTTTACTTCAGCCTCAttgttttttcatattattaCTGATTTTTGCTGATATTCTATGGTACAAATGATGTGTTAGGTGGTGGATTTGGAGCTTTCGGCAACAAACAAGGAAGTGGTGGCTTTTCAGCTTTTGGTAGCAATGCAGCAGCTAGTGGAAAACCCCCTGAGCTTTTCACACAAATGAGAAAATAAATTGCTATTTCAATTGAATTTTGAGCATTTCACACAAATGAGAAAATAAATTGCTATTTCAATTGAATTTTGGGCATTTCACACAAAATGAGAAAGTAAATTGTTAGCAAGTTCATAACAATCATATTTGGATTGAATtttgtttaatgtaatatatatggTGATCTCTCCCCAATTTCCAGggctttttatttcttctttattCTCTAAATGGATAATTATAAGAATTTCCAAACTGATGTTGGTAGTTTTTAATCGTAAAATAAAAGCACACTTCGTAGAGTTTCTCTTTCTGGCATCAAATTCATTGCTTTGCATGGTTTTTGATAAATTTTTATGTTCAATAGTACAAGTTACTAAATTGATTTAAGTTTGGATGAACAAGGACCTTATCAAGATAAATAATATATCGCAActtcaaaaataaaagttttgCTCTCTATGCCTGAAATGCCAAACCAAACCTTGGTGTGGTTTTCTTGCAATTGCCTCATATTCGTCCTAATAATCATAGTTTATTTGGCTTTCCATTGATATTATTACTTTGAATCAGTAATGTAGGTTATACTGTTCTTTCATCTGTCACAAAAAAATATGAGTAACTTCTCTATAAAATTCTTTTAATACAATAATTTGCATTATTTTGTTTCATATACTATTTTACGCTTAACCATGAAAATAATGGTCTTGAGAACATATCAGTCATAATACCCATACAGCAGTTGGTGTATAAAATTTgtcataataacataattaattgGCATAAATGTTAGCTGAAATATTATTCCATTCTTGCTTTATAAAAATTGTTTTGGTTTTCTCATACAAAAACACTGTTACCAAACAAAACCAACACAGATTTGAGAAAAGGGTCAAGAATGAGCACCACCCTAccacttttttcttttcttttttctcatcACACTGAAACTCCCAACTCAGAAATCTTCATGATCCGTTTGTTTAGATCGGTCCTCTGCCTTCTTAAATGCGATAACATAGACGCAACctgattaaaaaaaaagaaacataGAAAGAGTTAGACCAAACTTACAAACTCATTCACAACTAGAAGGAAAACGAAGATAAAGCTCGACTTGCCTCTGCTCGAAGTCTTAAAGCCTCCCTACCAGGGGTTTCCCGCAGGCCATCCATTAAATCTGTGGAAAAGTTAACATGGTTACATCAGGTGGATCACTATAGTGCAAGCAAAAATCACAATACCACAGAGTGACATATTCGGATACATTACTATACCTGCAGCTTGAGTCTCAACTTTGTAAACAGATTTTGCAAGACGGTGAATATGATTTCCAGTTTTCCTACATTAATAACAAGGATTAATCAGATATAATAAATCTTACAATAGGATAGATATAAGAGTTGTAAGAGTTCTTGAGTCAAATCTACGTAAGCTCGGTGTAGCCATATTTCATGTCCTTTTCAGCAAGAGCCGCCCGCTCAAGTAGTTTCCTACTTTCATTTTTCATCACATCGACTGAAAGGCTTAGCTCCTTCACATTCTTCTCCGCTCTAACAAATTTTGCCTGAATTAAATTTGTGTGGGAATGAGAGCAAAGTTGAAGATTTATTAATGAAGATGTAAGAATGTAACATTTATCACATAACAAGCATGTGAAAATTAGTCAAGTTTGGTTCCTATGAACTAGAGTATTTAAAACATTAGCTGTTTCATTGATCTTGTGAAACCCCAACAAACCACCAATTTTCAATGATAATTTCatttcttagctttccataaTTGTTTCAATATGCAAATTTCTCTACTTTTTTCTAAAGTGAATAGACTTACAAATGGATTTACACTCACTTAAAAACAACATGAGGTTTCAAAATCATAAATGAACTACCTCCTCACTTCGCAGTCGGCCCAATGTATGACGAAACAAGAACCTTCTAGGTCCTGTCAAGTGTTGACAACAAAAATCTTTTAAGTACAACCCAAAATGAATCAATAGcttagccaacaaaaatgcagaGGCAGGGAAAGGATAAGACTCTAATAGCCCAACTCAGAACAAACATATATGGAAGGTTAAACTTATAGTTAGCGCTATGATGCTTAGCACATCGATCTAAGAAACAAGACAAAAAATCAACAATAAGTGAAAATGGCTGGACTACTCTTCTATTACTCAAATCTCAAACAACAGAAAGACAAAGCAACAGCAAGAATTTGAAGGGCTTGGTTCTCTCCCAAAGAGCAAAATCTCTAACACAATAAAAAAGTCTCCATAACCATTTCTCTCGACGATTCCTATGCCTATAACTAGTTCCACAAAAACCAAGACCACTACAACCCTGTCAAACCACTGCTAACAATCTAACAAAATTACCCCTAATGTTTAGTTAGCAAATGACCAACTCGGCGTCTATCATCCTCAACCAAATCTACAAAGAAAATGCACTAATTAAGAACAGTGATTTCACATCATTGGCCTGCAAATTCTCTCAGACTTATGTATATCGTTATAGGCATTAGATGCATTGAAACTTAAACAAAGAAAAGGACAATACTGTTAACTAATAGACAATTAGAAAAAAATGTAGTAaaatttaggtgaattaaatatgataCTAAAAAACAGTTTTTCCATCAATCTATAATCTAAGTTCAGCTACCCTACTCAAGAGGGGTAGCTCAAATGCTCAGGCATGGAGAGTTTTGTAAAATTGATTATACTGAAAATATTTGTTAGCAaactaatttttcaaaaaaaattccttttcACTCTGAAATTGCACTAAGCCATCCTAAAGAGACCTTAAATTTACACTAAGAAACACTTGGGGTACCTCAATGTAAATTTTATGAGGTTATTTGGCAAATTTCCCACACTTTTTATGTTGCTAGTTAATCAAACTCCTGGGGGTGTGGTTTGTGGTTTTCTTCCACTGGAGGTTGGAGTCCCTCCTGATTATCTACAAAGCAATTTATATAATTTCTTTGTCCCCAAAATATTGTAGGGTTAGATGGGAGCCTAGTTTGGTTAAGTCAAAGACTAATAATTTTTCCAGCAATTCATTACATAAGAAGTTGAGCTTGAGCATAATAAGTGAAAGTGTAGTTTTTCCCTTTCCAGCCAAGAAAAGCAAAAGATTGAATTTTGAAGAGAATATACCAGGTAGAAGAAAGAGGGCAGCAGCAACACCAACCCCAATAGTGGCAGCTGGGTGATCCCTAGTACTCTTCAACTCCTCTGCAACAAAGAGAAAGCCCAATTAGCCATAGTTCCCAGAAATTGAAGAATGGAATCAATCAAGTAAGGACATTAACACACGTTCAATTGAATTGAAGAAAGTGTCTTCATAAGCTCTGTACTGGGATTTGGCATCAACTAGTAATCCCTGCTATCAATGatcaaacaaacaaagaaacgAACCATATCATTATCACTATCAatcaataaaattttaaaaagagAAGAACTTGAGAGAGAGTAAGGTGCCTGGAGATTGCGGAAATGAGCGGAAGAGTTGTGTTGGAGAGAACGGGCGGAGCGAATAGCTGAATCGGTGGAGCTGAGAACCGTACGCTGTAGATCGTCGGCCATTGATGCTATTGTTGATGTGGTTGAACCATTATTCTTCTCCACAGATTCACCTTCGCCGCCTACTGAGGACGATTCCGTCGCcattttttcttctctctctccctctaagacTGTACCAATATGAAtatacaattttattattattgtttaaaattcattaattatttcaatatttatcataattaaaataaataaataaaagctataaaaaatcataaatagatATGCAAAAATTATCTATTCCAACTAGAACTGAAGACCGAAaattaaatatacaattatgaTTGGTTTTGAAAATCTAAATTGGATCgaattgtttttttttagatGATATATGTAAAAATCTAATAAAATTAAACTGATacaattgtatatatattttaacaatatttatttatttaggattatGCTATAAAAAATCATAAAGAGGTGTGCATAAATTATCCAATCCAATTAGAATCGAACGCCGAAaattaaatatacaattatgaTTGGATGGGATCAAAATACAAATTGGATCGAATTGGTTGTTAGATGATATATGTAAAAATCTAATAAAATCGAATCgatctaattatatatatatttaaaatatatttatttatttagtattaTGCTATTGTCTTTGAGTATATGGTATAAGCAATGGGATTGTAGACAatagtatatatgcatcaactatttttaatttctaatgtGTCTCACAATGTCATGaatttaatgaaaaaaaacaaactatcacttatatttataagataaaaaaataatatatgtctttattatttttaaataaatatgatttaattatttaaattatcataaaatatctttaaaatatcatatttcaattaattttttgtttgtttaagtttatgtttgttctagtttttgaatttggcagtgataaaaaaatattatatattatatatttaatataatattaaatttaagtttaattagattttatttaagttataaaatatatgtttttattatttttaaataattatcattgtaaaatatctaaaaaaaatatcatattttaatttgtttaattattcatttatttaattttatttaagtttaggTCATATTTACAAtatactgttaaatataagaatattccgttaaaattaatagaaaaaaataaaaaatcgttaaaataaaaaatttccattatctacacactttttatatagaaaatatttttacttatgtTTTATTATGactattataatttaattaatttattatattttattttttgaaactaaaattaaaattataactaaaaataattttgagtaAAAAGTGCcatataagatttttttttttttttaaatattggattaaaaataactaaaaaaacatagaacttattgaatttttttttttttttgagcaaatgaaataaaagattaattttggtagattttatcaaataaatataatcacgtaaaataaaaatagtaatttttaatttattattttaataaaattttaatttattatatttaacaaattaaaatataaaaaaatattcattttttttaactaaCAAACCGTTTGTTGACTTTtgtcgtgtatatatatatatatataaaaaaaaaaatttcttcaaattttgtcacagtttaaaaaaaaactcaatcccCGCATAGCTAcggcttttgtttttgttttaaaaagctgccgtaattacgtattaattctaagttttttttattattatttaattattaataggACTGAAAATTCTTGATAGTATTAATTCAAGTTGTCAGAAAATTATGGTAAAATCCAAAAAATCCTTCCAAGTTTCGATTCTTTATTTGAAAATGACAGCAATATTTTACTTAAAAAAAAGGTGTGTATAGGAGAattcgaaagataataaaataattaaaagtagAAATAATTTATGATTGGATTCATTAAGCTAATATAAAGGCAAAGTAGAAATCATAATTGTaagatgataattttttttttttgatattttacCATGTAtattttttcttcagattttgtAAAAACAGCAGaattgtgtatttataaaagaaaaaaacaaataagtTGAAATAATGTGTCATCAAAATAGGTTATTTTTAAagagaatttactcatttggtatctTATATTTTTGCAAATTATCATTTTTGTACTAtctgtttttaataatgctcatatggtactctgtattttaaaattatatatatttgataccctagactcagatttgatagataaaattttgtcaatatgatcaaactgtcatcagttatatgtaattaaataattaaatttaaatttagaacttacataattgacaatagttgattaaattggtaaaattttattaattaaatttgagtaagggtaccaaatatgtacgattttaaaatagtgggtaccatatgaacattattgaaaacagatggtgccaaaatgatactttgcaaaaacaatgGGTACCAAATAGTTACCTACCAATTTTTAAATTGCAAAACATATGAAACTTAAGAcaattgactaattagtcaagaTGTGCTGATGATAAAATTTAATCATTTTAGCAATGGGTCTcgttttaatataaaatattgaAATATATACATTGGAATACAATTTTaaatccatttaaaaaaatataattttaaatatatattcaattattaatgtaaATTTTGTTGAAATTCCATGATTTTGTTGTTAAGAGAATACCTTTCcttatttgatatattttatgATAAGTTGGCAAAGATAATTAGCCAACTATGTTGATTTCTTTTGAGAATTTTATGTTCCTAATTTAGTGTTGTATTCTTTTCATTCcaatgaataataaaaaataattacggcagcttttttttacaaaaaataataataaaacaaaagtcATAACTATGCAAGCGTACCGAACGCCCGCATAGCATATACTccttataaatttatatatataaggagTATATGTTATACCACTTTtgttttatataaatttataaagagTATATTTATAGGgagtatatttataaatttatatatatatatatgctccctgtataaatttatataagtTTATATAAGGAGTTTGTATAgatagtatatttatatatatataaatttatatagatTTATAAGAAGTATATTtcctataaatttatatatatatatatactcccTGTAGATTTATATAAATATACTCCCTGTAAATTTATATAAAACAAAGCCGCATAGCATAtactccctatatatatatataaatatactccTTATATTTACGTAACATTTATGGCACTTGCAACCCAATATTTATGGTAAGTTACTTAAAATATGTTATAACCTGGCCAAACTAACCAATATAATATAtactaatatgatatatatacataaactaaTAACTTTAGATATATAAtttgtatatatacacatatattcatatatatatatatagagagagagagagtgtgagacagagagattgaataccttgaaacttgaattattgattattATTCACTTGACTAATTGAAAGCCAAGTCATGAAGCTAAATaatttcttaatcaaattaatattatatttatatgtattgatatttttatttgttaagatattttggttttgaatttgaaaattTTTACGTTTTAATAGctctttaaataaaattttaatcaaattaatatcatgtgtatatatattgatgtgtacatttattgatatttttaattgttaatatattttggtttgaaatttaaatttttttatctttttttttttattttttttaaaagttagatatttaagtattaattaatagcTATTTACGTTTTTTTATCTATAGATATATGCTATTTTTAAAACacatatatctaaaataaaaaaatatttacgtAAAATACATTACttcattaatttataaaatacatttctttgaatgtattaatttatatataggcGTAGTTAGtagttaagtttttttttattactatattttttaaatgtgtaaaatagatagagtaaataatatatcttgtaaatatcttatttaaatttaaaaaatatgtaactacataatttttaaaacatgtatggtacattttttttttaaattactacattattataatttataaaatgaataaaaaattagattaaaggagaaaataaatagagtgctttggagtaattttagttttttaaacaattaaaatagatagagtaaatagtaatatcttgtaaatatcttatttaattttttttttaaaaagatgtaactacttatattttttttaaattactatattattataatctataagatgaataaaaaattagatcaaaggagaaaatagataaagtgttttggagcaattttagttttttaaatgtGTAAAACAGATATAGTTTGTTATACCTAGATTTCGAGCTttgaattgtgatctcgaaagttggatttgtcaggtgtgagctcgcgataTCTAGAAGACGTGTTTGCAACCTAGGCGCCGATCCTACAAAGCAAGTGGCAACTTCGAAGATAGGTAACCTCGAAGTccttacaagctcgaaagacagacatcgaaaTACGTCTATTCTCGAGTGGCTTCGGATTAGGGGTTCCGAGCCTCGAAACTgcatgatctcggggaaaatattacaactcgaaagtcaatCAGAGATCTGGGCTGGTACAGTGCTGGCGATGTTGATTACTAACTTCGAACATCTTAATGAGTCATTTGGAGAGatgcagtctacatttattgttgtaaatttCCTATAATAaagagatatttattattcagttatacgcccctggtctgcaggggatgtttccttgtatataggagttacaggcatttaaagccattaaatttattaatgtaaaagatAACTTCCTAGAGATGTGTGAGAAAGTATcttgagacttcctctataaatagagaagtcctgtgCCTTTGTAAAGGACGAAA
The Humulus lupulus chromosome 6, drHumLupu1.1, whole genome shotgun sequence DNA segment above includes these coding regions:
- the LOC133781368 gene encoding RGS1-HXK1-interacting protein 1; amino-acid sequence: MATESSSVGGEGESVEKNNGSTTSTIASMADDLQRTVLSSTDSAIRSARSLQHNSSAHFRNLQGLLVDAKSQYRAYEDTFFNSIEQELKSTRDHPAATIGVGVAAALFLLPGPRRFLFRHTLGRLRSEEAKFVRAEKNVKELSLSVDVMKNESRKLLERAALAEKDMKYGYTELTKTGNHIHRLAKSVYKVETQAADLMDGLRETPGREALRLRAEVASMLSHLRRQRTDLNKRIMKISELGVSV